The DNA region ACTTTAAAAAAAGAGCTCCACATGAAATTTTTGGTCTGCATCAGCAAGGTCCCCGATACCACATCACGGATAGCCTTCACCGACAACGATACCGCCTTTGATGAAAAGGACGTGCAGTTCATCATCAACCCCTATGATGAGTGGTATGCCTTGGTAAGGGCACTGGAACTGAAAGAAGCGCATGGAGGTAGCGTAACTACCATCACGGTGGGTGATGCGAGCAACGATGCTATCATCCGTAAGGCCTTGGCCATCGGTGCGGATGATGCTGTGCGGATCGATACAGAGGCTAAAGACCCGGCTTACACGGCTCAGCAGATCGCTGACTATGCGAAGGATAAGGGCTACGATATCATTCTCTGCGGAAAGGAGACCATCGATTATAATGGTTCTCAAGTAGGTGGAATGGTCGCAGAACTGCTCGACATCCCCTACAT from Flavobacteriales bacterium includes:
- a CDS encoding electron transfer flavoprotein beta subunit/FixA family protein — protein: MKFLVCISKVPDTTSRIAFTDNDTAFDEKDVQFIINPYDEWYALVRALELKEAHGGSVTTITVGDASNDAIIRKALAIGADDAVRIDTEAKDPAYTAQQIADYAKDKGYDIILCGKETIDYNGSQVGGMVAELLDIPY